The region gtgaacatttttaatCGACCAAAAAGCTGAgagtgcagagcaggtcagctccaccttcttctgcaaaaacagtttcttctacttaaaaaaaagaaacaacaaggCCGCAGCCAGGTAattgaaattattcattattattattgccaaCATCTGACGAAATCTGTATTTGAAAGTTATCACTTGAaacttgttttgttcttttaaccTTTTGAGAAACTCTCATCCTTTAACTGGAACTGGCCTCTAAACTGCTGAAGGTGTCTCTGACTGCAGGGaacatttacattcaaactATTCAGGCTTACACTTAAAGGAAAAGTGAAGCTTAAAGGTCAAGCATTTTATTTGTCAAGGCCAGTATTTAACATATAAAGTGTGCAGATTGATGCTTCGCAGCTGTGTGCTGATGCTTTTATGGAAAGATGTGTGCTtaatacagacaaaaagaactatcataaataaaaacatgccgTTCGGGAAAAACGTTTGAGGCAGTGAAATGTTCTGCACGCAGTGATGGACGATGTCatcaaaactttttattttccagtaaTTTCATTtgcagacaaatgaaaatgcaagacaaacaacacaagatGACTCCATAAATGATAGAGCACCTGCTGGAACATGCCAAAGGagcacatacaaaaacaaagaagcgCAATAACACTACACACAACAGAATGAGTTTGCTTTCTCTTCATACAAATGGTAGTAACATATCGCACACAAACATCAGCTAATAAGAGCAGACAGAAAGTCAATATTCAACCCCAAAGAGCAATAAAATTCTGCAGCATTGCATCTTCAATCTAAGCAATCTAATTACAGCAGGGACAAATGAATCACTGCTTGTCTGAGTCTCTTCTTCTATTTTGTAACTTCCCATTCTTTGCAGGAATACATTATCGAAAGTCCTGCGCCTCCTCCGGAGCCTGCCTCATTGCGTCCTCCGGCTACCAGCAGTTCTGCACGGGGAGGCTGAACTCGGTCTGCATCTCCTGCTGCAACACGCCGCTCTGCAACGGGCCCAAGAGGAAGCGCCCCGTTCCCTCAGCGGCGACACCAAACCCTCGGACCGGCGGGTCGCTTCAACTCCTCCTGAGCGTCTTCTTGATGCCGCTGATGCTCCTCCCCGTGACATAGATGGTCCCGCCATGTTTCTGCTGCACAGTTTGGTATCTTCAGTCCGAACCATGAAAAGAAACAAGCTTCACTTAAATTCGCTgtcattcaaattaaattaaagcttTGAAGTCAAAATCAAACGGGAAAGTTTTGGCAACCTGCAGGGTCAGCTAAACAGgatgaattattttcttttccaaaatcTGGTGGATAGCGTCAACATCAGCGCCTTTTAGAGACTGAATAAACACATAACACAGGCTTTTTCTTCTGCCATAGGTTCACCCGGAGCCTTGACCTGCACTCATTAACTGTAACACGCTGAAGGAGCAGACTCGGATCATGAAACAGTGAATCCGATCGATGTAACAGCGTAACCGCTGAGAATGACTCTGCTGAACGGGCGACTGGAAGCACAGCGGCTCCCTGAGTCATATCGCCAGAGAAGGACCATCCAAGTGCATCTCTcaattttctttgctttttgtgaAGTGGAGCGTTTTGTGAAGAACCTGCTCTGAAGTGGTTTTCTAGTTATTACTTGCTGTAAACGGTGCAGGTATAGATTTCaatgtagaaaataatatttttcagcttttgttttgtgggctttatttgatttttgcttTGATAGAGGACCATTGGTTTCATTTCTTGGCGatgctgttgctgttattgCTCAGATTTTTACTTATTTCACAGAACTGACCTTAGGTACCCAAACTACACTGatattcttattcttcttctttttgaagGGAGCTTTGATAAATAAGTTCTTGCAGCACACCGTCCTGCCATATTCCACTTTCGTTAATTCGGCGGCATCGttagaaataaatacacattaatATTCCATATAGTGCAgagatacaaaagaaaaaactggtATAGTGAAAtctatcatttatttatgcacAAATAAATTGATATGAGCCATATCGCCCTTTTACTTAAGAGAATTCAACATCAAATCAAAGCTAGTGATGCATGCAGCCACTGCTGTAGACCAAATACTGTATGAATTACTCATGGATGAGATTTCCATGTTCAGATAGGACATTTGCACCTTTGTATTGCCCCTCTCTTTATTTCTATCTGCAAGTTTTACTTTCCGCTTGCACAGTATGATCCGTATATGTAGTGAATGTGCTGTAGGCAACGACGGCGCAGACAGTCTCTGATTAAAGGTAACGagtgacaaagagaaaatgcaCTGAGCTTCGATCTGATGATTTCACGTTGCTCATACTATGATAGACACTTTAATTAAGTGATGATATTTTCATATTACATTATCAGACAGAGGTGGGACATCCGGTTCAAGTTCAtggcagtttctttttttgagctGGCTGCTGTAATCTACTGACGTgtgatgtaaataaatgttgcaGAAAAAGGAATCTGTTTTGTATTTAGTGGCTAACAAACTTTTATCTCACAGGTCTACAGTCATTTCCAAAAGGAAGGTGTAATTTAGTAGAGAAACATTTGATATCTGGAAGAACATGGGCTCTATTTTTCTTGTTCCACTAATTAGGACCACATCAGGTCTTTCCAAGGAGCCTTAAACTTACAAGGAACTATGGGAGGTCCATGAAAGAGTCGGCCACTCAcagcaatattttttaataaataataataataattgggTATCCCTGCTGATCAAACTGAGCGTGAAATATTCCAGTTTCTACCATTTTACCAAGATAAAACCCCAAACAGCTCAGCATTAGAATTCACCTCTGCTCAGCTATAATATATGAGTTTTTTGGGGCTCAGGGGGGGGGCAGCTTTATTTGACTCTCTGGGAAATGAAATGCTCCACTGCCGGTGGTCCCTGCGAGGTTATTTGGCCCTAAATGCTTTTCTCCATGTCTTTAACCTTCACACAGCTGCACCGAGGGCAGCTCTGAACCAAGACTTTTATTAAATTAGCCACACTTTAGCATGCCACCATCCCTCAATTATCCATCTATTGATTATTTCATGCATTTTGCCAACTCTGCAGCTTTCACACTGAGTATGCACATACATTTGCAGTgtttattcccccccccccacacaacTTTTAGCTCTCTGCGTGCTGTGATGTGTGCATTATTGAGTCAAAGGTATTATTGTACAGGTGgatgcagtgtgcattttaagTTGGTGAAATGCTGAATCCTGATAAAAGCCTCATATGAAGCAGAAGATTAAGGTTTTGTCAGAGTGAGCAGAGAATCCAGATTAGACATAATCCACTTTGTATGACAGAGGCTGCTGGGCGCTGCAGAGACACTCATACACGGAATGTAAAACAGCGTTTTCTCCTTATCTGATGAGCTCATGCATCAGCGATTATTCCTACAAATCTGAAAGAGATGCAGCATTTAATAGACCAGTCGTGTGTGTTTGACTTATACGCCACAATTGTGTTTCCAAGTAACCGTTTCTCACCCAACAATGCAGAGGTGCTTTATTAGAGACACAATAGAGCCGTTCCCTCTGGATGAATCCTGCAGTATGCAGCAAAATCCACCATttctgatttaaagaaaaatctgaactCACTAGCACAGTGATGTGGGACGAGTTGGGCGTTTAGAGGGGGACGACCATCGGAGGTTAAACTCCAAGTTTATTCGCAGCAGAAAcatcctgcagtgtgtgtgcgcccGAATGACAGAGCATCATTAATAAGAGCCAGTCcagagaaggaggtggaggaggtggcggATGGAAAGAGTCAGGACTGAGAGGGGAAGTGCTGAATGAAGCTCTCCTGGGGTTaagaagcagcaaaaacaggagattattaaaaataataaggCCCACCTCTGCCTTGCTCTAATGACGTGCATGCAAACACGCTCATGTCAGAGCGCGGGCAGTGAAAATACTTCAGGTGATGAGGGACCTCAGCTCATCTACTTTGTTTACTGTGTAGGCAAAGCGTAttggaaaagagggagaaattATCTATTCTGCTGTGGGACAGAGTTGTGTCAAGTACAGGACTAACAAAGGACAGCAAGATCCAAATCCTGCAGAGAGCTTGTTCCCATAGATACTGCACATCCAATAAGCTCCAAATGAATCACAGCCCGCCACTTAAGATTCGATGATctcatttaaatgtataaacCTATCAATGTCTTATTTTGCTAttgatgaaataattaaattaaaagaaatcaaaatccaaaaaattTATCACATTGATATCAATTAATCTAAATTTGAGACCAAGCTCGAGGTGTCACAAATCTCCACTCCACTGAAAATGGCTCATAAAGAAAAGTAAACACagttaaaaagaggaaaatagaagCCTAAAAGTTACAGCATTGCAGGGAGGATATTTATGTGCAGCTGTGGGGAAGTTAACAAGCATCAGACTAAGTGTTAAATACATCACACCTCAGCGAGGACCTCACACTACGCTTGAACTGTTCCAACAAGAAGGTTTTTCAACTCAGCTTCCTGTGATTTACACCGCCACAGCTTCATTATTAGTCTTCCTCtatattttatgattttggCTCTGAATTTCCACCCTCACCTTCCTCTTTAGCGTTAAACTTTAGAATTCAATCCAGGATCTGCTGGTCCAAGCTGAGAATGCAGCATCTTTCCTAATTATaagtctgtctctttctgtgtgaaatGACCGTCTCAAGTCTCCAAATGAACCCACACTGAACTCCATCAGACCAACAAAACATGCCTGCCCAAAGAACAGGTTTATTCATCTCTCAGATTCTTATTTCcttcacaataataataataacaataagcAGGAAACTACAACCAAACTGCCCCCTCCATAATTTAAAAGGGTCCTGTGTTTTTCTAAAAGGTGGCTgaaggaagatttttttttttttttttttcaaaatgattttgcaCATTCAATCACAATCACAGAAAACTACAAAGAGCCAACTCTGCAGTCAAATGTCCAAACGACCTCCATATTTGCCCTCCCAATGAGGATGGATCGCCCAAACTGAGGGCAGATCACAGCTGCCCCCAGTGACCCCTGAATGATGATGCACTGGAGCTACACAGCGGAGGGGTCAAACAGCACAACAAGAGCACTGCTGCCCTCTAGTATTCAAAGCAGGGATGCACACAATCAGTGTTGCCAGATAAGCCTGACAGTTTCCAGCCCACATCTGAAAAACTGGGTAACACcaaaacatacaacacaacaataacctACAAAGCTTTTTAGCTCCATCAATAATACAGAGCACAGTCAGACAAACAAATCAGCAGGGAAGCCACAGAAATTAAATAAGagcccaaaataaataaataaataaatacaaaaatacaaaacacataaaTCAAGTGCACTCATAAACAAAGCTATTATGAACCATCTAAAGtgccacaaataaaaatgaataaagaattaAATTACTCAATAAATAAACGCAAATTCCAATAAATGCAccaaaacataataaaaatgaataactgATAAAAGTTTGCAAACAAGCCAACAGAAGCTGAATAGTTATTGTTGGAGAATTCAACAGCATGTGAATGAATTCAGTCATGTTTTAGCTCATTTCTAGCACATTGATCACTTTCTGGCTCACAAAACGGACCAGAGCGAAATAAACCAGCACACATGCTAACTTCTGTTGTTCACAGACCTTTGTGTCCCTGTCGGGGTCATCTTCTTGGACCGGAGTGTTTGTTTATCCCCTTCggaaagatttattttgtgtttttattttgtattctcCAGCTAGCTTAGCTGATAGCATAACGGGCAACCAGCAGGCTTCAGCCGTTATGGGCGCGTCGATTCCGTCAGAATATCGATACTCAGACGCCACTCATTCCAGCATCGATTACTCTAATATTATAGTAAAGTATAAAtatcatttaataaaaacatacatgtcAAGTATGACTCTTTAAGGATAACTTATTCTGGGGTTTTCTCCCCAAACAGTACACCCCGCAGTATAAACTTGGATTAGTCCACGCATGTCACGTGACCAGAAGAGCGCCGCTACTGCGTTATTGTTTTTAGCCTGTTAGCAAAAATTCAGCATGTGTCTTAATAGAtaactaaaataaagaaaagtggAGCAAAAGCTGAGAGAAAAACGACGGAAGTTGTAatatttagataaaaaaaaaaaaaaaccatagaATGTATCTATCGGTATTGATTGAATCTCCCCGAAGAGTAATGGTGTTGTGTGAAAtcataaaagtgtgtgtttcactttgaTGACACCAAACTGATCAATAACATCAGTGAACCCGCCAAGTCAAGGCCTTTATTATCACCAACAACATTGGATAGACCTCATGTTGGTCCTCATGTTCATCTCCCACCACCCAACTTCATTAAAGATGCCCAATCTAACACAGCAGTAAAACCACCCACACTGGACAGTTTATTTTGTTACTGTCTTTCActacatttaatttcagttctttcttatttcctcccagttaaactcactgtgaaaaaaagtttaaaaaataatgaattcatgATCAGTCGGCCTGGATTTTTATGtcagtttttgtgtctttaGTGTGATATTGTGATGTTGCTGTTGTCCAGTTGCACCTTGTTTTGTGTGATAGAGAAGGAAAGTCCTCTGATAGCGGGTGTCTTGACAATAAATTGTCCCACCTCCAGCACTCAATAGAGGGTTTCCATCAAGTGGCTCAGGCTGGATTGTTtccatcagctgcagcagagcagagagcttTTCGAGGAGACTCCTTATGTTGAAGTGACTGATGAGTCCGCCTGAGGACAAAGGGCCAATGTTCTGGGGCCCTGCGGTCAGCTCTAATGTGCTGAGCCACTATGAGCCAGAATGAGAGCCTGAAGCTCCTTCCTGCCTATATATCCTCTTTATCAGCAGGCGTGTGGGAGGAGGACCATTTAGTCTCTGATGTCACCTGAATCACTGATATCTGGTGGCGTCAGCAGGGTTGGTTACTATTTTTGGTTCAACAGGAAGCCACAGATCGACTACACTACACACCAACTAGCAGCATGTAACAGTGTGTATATCACTGTatgagtttttttcttttatttctgaaaatgctttCCTTAATTTGTCAcaagggtttgtttttttcataatttcGCACCTTCAATGTCTTTTTTCACTATTTATGCAGATTTTGCACAATTTCCTTCTTAATGTTGATCTTCCTTGTGCTTTTAagtctttttgtccttttgtgtgAACAATGTATATGAgacagtagatttttttttaggaaaaataaattatcgatttaaataaaatttttgaacctgaaaaaaaaaaatcctttattagtccccTCAGATGTCGAAATTCACAAATTGCATAAGCTAACAAATAAGTAGATGATAAATAGAAACACTGGCATAAACAagataaatttaaattaaaattgattGCTAGCATATATAcaacatgtttaaaataaaaattctatgagaaaatatgtaatttaatttacatttagtCTTTTTTGGTCAATTGTactaaaaaaaatgtaatctgaTGTGGATCGTAGTACCGGGGTCCGGCCACAGGGGGGCGGTGCCGGGCGCTCCAAGATGCTGACGCTGCACTCGAAGAAAATCTGACCGAACCCGGAAGTTGTCCCGACTCGGGCCGTAAGTGCTGTCCATTCAAGCCGCTGCCATTCAAAAAACGGTCGGTGCCGGGACATCCCATCACATCGGGCCCCCGATACTTCACCCCGAGGACAGATCCGAGGAGAGCAGGCATGGCTGGTCGGCTGCCGGCTTGTGTTGTTGACTGCGGGACGGGGTAAGTGGAGGAGAGCCGATGCTAGTTAGCATTAGCCTGCTTTTTTTCCATTGACCACATAAGCGGCTGTCAAACTTCAGCTAACGCCCTTCTGAGGAGCCGGACAGCCGGGGAGCTGCTGACGGGGCTCCGCCGAAGCCTCCGTTCGCTTCTTTGTTCTTACTAcgtctgaaaacacaaagttaacacaacaaataaaagcgACAAAGCGACGGgctgctttattttctctcctgcttAATCATTGCTAATGTTAGCTGCGGAAGCTAATGGTACTTCCTGGATTCTTCTCACATCACagattacagttttttttttataatttcttaTTTCgacactttcttcttttttgtagGTACACAAAGCTCGGCTATGCAGGAAACACAGAACCACAATTCATCATACCTTCATGTAAGTAAAGTAGAAAAATCCTCAAAACAGGAATTTGGCCTCGTTAAATTGAAGATGTTAAACTGGACGCAATAAATCCACGTgcaatgcaaaacatttttggtaTCCTTTCCTTCATTTCTATGTGCAAACAACTCAAGAAAGCTGTAATATGTAGTTCATTAATGATCAGGGGATCAACAgataattcattcataaatgctgaaaagaaaaaaagctaatgTCAAACATTTGCAGGTtctaatttcacattaaaacaccttttgatgcttttctttgtctagTTCTGGTTAACATAACATTTATAATCAGCCTAGTTATTTTCAGCCATGAGTACTGGCTACACAACTTTGTCCAGAGTATGACTGAAGTGTCTAGTGTGTGGAAAAATGTAATTAGCCTTTTCTTGGTGGAGCTTCAAAAAGGTGAAGTCATACATTTGTCAGCTGGAGTGGAGTCAGTGGGTTagtgacacaaacaggaagtgagaaagTGCAGACAGATGTagaaaaatttcatttttttggtcaTGTTCAGGTATTGCAATCAAAGAATCAGCCAAGGTGGGAGACCAGGCCCAGCGGCGGATGATGAAGGGCGTGGATGACCTGGACTTCTTCATCGGGGATGAAGCCATCGACAAACCTTCATATGCAACAAAGGTAGAAGGAGGGGGagacagagctgagctgagtctgatgctgttttcctgctggacattaacatttccttttctttttgcctctcACCAGTGGCCCATTCGTCACGGAATAGTGGAAGACTGGGACCTGATGGAGAGATTTATGGAGCAGGTCATCTTCAAGTATCTGCGGGCAGAACCTGAAGACCATTACTTCCTCTTGGTAAAACCACAACTCCACACATTTACAACAATTGTCAACAGTTAGGGAAAGCATAAgtgtgtgaaacagaaaacacccCTCTCTGAATCAGCAGTTCAGTCATAATTTAAcacacttctctctctcccctcagaCAGAGCCTCCTCTCAACACACCAGAAAACAGAGAGTACACCGCAGAGATCATGTTCGAGTCCTTTAATGTCCCCGGGCTCTACATTGCTGTTCAGGTAAGTTTCTGGTTTTTAAATTCTACCAAACACATGATGTCATTCTTTTATAAATCGCACTACATTGTAAATAGAGAGctaaagtttgtgttttctgcatcAGGCTGTCCTGGCGCTGGCTGCCTCCTGGACATCCAGACAGGTTGGGGAGAGGACACTGACAGGGACTGTAATCGACAGCGGAGACGGAGTCACACACGTCATCCCAGTGGTAGGCGTCACAGCTTTTGATTTCCTCTtttgcttcttcctcttcctcaacTTTTAAATTGTGCACCTCTGTGTTCCAGGCGGAAGGCTACGTCATCGGTAGCTGCATTAAGCACATCCCCATCGCCGGGCGAGACATCACGTACTTCATCCAACAGCTGCTGAGGGAACGAGAGGTGGGCATCCCTCCAGAACAGTCTCTGGAGACGGCTAAAGCTGTCAAGGTCAgtattcagctgctgctgtttgatgcttATTAGTTAAGCAACAAGACAGAAAGAACACATTTGTTGAGCCACAAAATTAAGTGTAccctgctgcagcttcatgcGTGGATCTTACAAGACAAGACAGTCCAGCATCAGCATGGCCAGTTAGGGGACATCTTCCGTTTTTGTCCATTTGTTGCTCTGATTTAAGTCAGTAAAGTTAGTTGGATCAGTCAGACTCTTTCAGTGGCGTTTCACTGCTGTAAAAAATTCTGAGTAAAAACTAGTTTTGAAAAAGCAGAAGTGATGTGACACTCAAAGGGAGTGATGATCTGTCATTGTTTAGCATTGCCAGCAGAGGTCACTGTAGCTACAGAAACTCGCTGAGTTTTGAAATAGAAAGATGCCCACACTGACATTTCTAAACGATCTCTGCGTGTTATTAAAACTACTGTTGAACtatatgcttgttttttttttttttataggagCGGTTCAGCTACGTCTGCCCTGACCTTGTTAAGGAGTTCAACAAGTACGACACAGACGGCTCCAAGTGGATCAAACAGTACACAGGCGTCAACGCCATCAGCAAGAAGGAGTTCACCATCGATGTAGGCTACGAGCGCTTCCTGGGGCCTGAGATCTTTTTCCATCCTGAGGTATGATGGTATTTGTGTTCTCTAAAGGACAGATGCCCATAAATCCAGTGGATCaatatgaattatgaattatttgGTCGTGTTCAGTTTGCCAACCCGGACTTCACCCAGCCGATCTCTGAGGTGGTTGATGAGGTCATCCAGAACTGTCCCATCGATGTGAGGCGTCCGCTGTACAAGGTACGCTAACCTCCACATCCACTAAAGGTCATATCACACACGTTTGttctgtgagtttgtttttgttgatttgggCTGGTGTTGCAGAACATCGTGCTCTCCGGAGGCTCCACCATGTTCAGGGACTTCGGCAGACGCCTTCAGAGGGACCTGAAGAGGACCGTGGACGCACGGCTGAAGATGAGCGAAGAGCTGAGCGGTGGCAAGTTGAAGGTGAGGAAAGATCAAAGTTTGTTTTGaggaaattggatttttttttgaaGACAGATTATCTTGAATATAAATCTCCTTGTTTGCAGCCTAAGCCCATCGATGTGCAAGTCATCACTCATCACATGCAGAGATACGCTGTCTGGTTCGGTGGATCAATGCTGGCGTCTACTGTGAGTATCAAAGCAGCGTTTTCAGCCTCTAATAACACGTAACCACTCCTCctgcagcttttaaaaatagatttatgATATCAACAAATAATTACAGATAGAAACTTctgctgagagaaaaacagaaacaagtttGAGCCAACTTTTGGTGCAGCAGACACTCACACTGGAGATCATTTCTCTCTCCACAGCCGGAGTTTTACCAAGTGTGCCACACCAAGCGGGACTACGAGGAGATCGGGCCGAGCATCTGCCGCCACAACCCCGTATTCGGAGTCATGTCCTAGGCTGGCTGGAGGAGCGCATTCAGCGGAGGCcttcaagagaaaaaaagaagaaacaaacccGAAAGGAAGCGCCGCAAGACCTCACATGCTGTGGAAGTCCCATGAGCCTTTGCACGGATGCTCCGACAGACCTGTTCATTCAGAACGAGCAACAGTTGGACCAAACAAACTGCCAAAAGAGGGGCAATATCCTCAGAAATTAGAGGAAAGAGGTGACTCAGCCCAAAGGATcctcaaataaaatgtttactgCAAGTAGGTTAATAATAGGTGATGAATCTTTAATTTGTGTGCCTCGTATATGTACTTATTCTGTCCTCACAGGGTTGTAATATGTAATTAATCAACATGAGACCTGTGCAAATGCACTTCTGTGTATAAGGGTTTGGTTCTTCCTGTATGTCAAatactacaaaaaaaacaaaacaaactaaaggGGTCATGTCAAGAAGCAGAACATTCTGATCTAGATCACATCAAACATTAAACGAAACAGCTTTTGGATCGTTCTGGATGCAAACATTTAACGCATtgttacaaagaaaaaacaatcatcAGACATTCTGTCCATCGCTGATTTTCTTCTTTGAGTTTAAAAacgagaaaaaagaaaaaaaaaaaaaaaatctcagtacCTGGAAGAAAGGTTTTTGAATTTAGATGAAAGTGAGtcaggcatttaaaaaaaaattaataataatcaaactTAAAtctattcaaatatttttctccaGGTTTCACTGAGACGTctccacttttcctttttttgttatCTGTATTAATCATCTCTCAAACAACCTGTCATGGGGGGGAgtcatatttatatatgaacCTGCAGATTGAATGACTGTTGTTTGACCATCACTGTTGCCTAGATCTCAGTTATACTGGATAGCCTTGTACTGTACCAAATCTGGAGTTCACTGCTGGCATGACAATAAATGCCAAGGAGATATTTCTACACGTGCAGTTTCTGTTCTTCAGGATTATTTTAGTGTTTGAGGGAGCACCCTCTGAGATAAATAGGGCATCTATTTTCAATGCAGCAGCTATTTTTGTAGACGTGAACCCCCCCCCCGTAACCGGATCCCCCTCCAACCCAGAAGAGTGAAAAACAGTGTTGTTGGACGGAGACATGTCACCGACTGAGAGGACGAAGGTGCTCCTCTTCCTGGCGTTGTTCTTCGGAGCCGTCGGGTTTCTGTTCATGCTGCTCTGCTGCGGGACGGAGTACTGGCTGCTGGCTGCCGAGTCCTGCAGCCGGCCGGAGGAAGGGCGGGGGGTAAGTAGGCCGACAGACCAGAGAGTTCGTCCGCTCATCCACTTTATCGGTTTTactggaagaagaagaaggaaaaaaaaaaaaagtgggatttAACATTTACgtttttcccttttccaaaAACTGATCCAAAAATCAtccttttttctgaaaataatgaaagctgaatatttaacctttcaaaaacaaacaacaaaaaaaaaactggagcaAACTTTACcttcagaggtcaaaggtcatgacaCAATGAGCCTGTACATGACTACACATGACactgtcactgttttgttttgggttttttttatcatttaacacatttaagagtggatttttctttcctccgTCATTatgtggagggtttttttttttttgactcacCAGGAAGCAGAGAGTGTGAGGATCTTCCACGAGGGTCTGTTTTGGCGCTGCTCCTTCACGGTCGACGCTGAGAAGTACTCTACGTGGAACCTTTGGCTCTGTGAGgacgtttgtttgtttcaaactTATAGATGCACTTCTGGAAACAAAATGGCTTCCTAAAGATGTTTCTCCTGAATTTTTCACCTTCAGTAACTCAGCCTTCGTCAAGGCTTTGCCAGACAGCCTTCCTCTTCCCATTTCCTGTTAAAGGGCTGAGGGCGGAGCCACACGGTTCACCCCAGGAGCCCTATGAACCTGACTCTGCCATCGGTTGGTGTTCCTTCCTCTTCACATTGCTGTCTATCTTGATTTCACTCTAGTTAAAAGCTCCTCTGGTAGTTTTCAGGACCTTCTGGAGCATCTTCCTCGTGTCCGGTGTGGCTGCTGTCGTCACCGGTGGATTTCTTGTCATCTGTGCCGGCCCACTGTCCAAACATCAACTCTATAAAGTGGGCGGCACTCTTCAGCTCTGTGGCGGTAAGAATGACATTGACAGAAGAATAAAAGTTTTAACTCCAGAATAAAGTCAGACATGTTGACATTTCTAAATGTTTGGACCAAACTGAGAATTTAAATTATTCGTGGCGATTTGCTGATTGATACTTACTTCATTTTTCCTCAAAGCAGTAACAAACTTCTTCCACAATGTTCAGACTGCTG is a window of Echeneis naucrates chromosome 2, fEcheNa1.1, whole genome shotgun sequence DNA encoding:
- the LOC115053960 gene encoding actin-related protein 3-like isoform X3, which translates into the protein MAGRLPACVVDCGTGYTKLGYAGNTEPQFIIPSCIAIKESAKVGDQAQRRMMKGVDDLDFFIGDEAIDKPSYATKWPIRHGIVEDWDLMERFMEQVIFKYLRAEPEDHYFLLTEPPLNTPENREYTAEIMFESFNVPGLYIAVQAVLALAASWTSRQVGERTLTGTVIDSGDGVTHVIPVAEGYVIGSCIKHIPIAGRDITYFIQQLLREREVGIPPEQSLETAKAVKERFSYVCPDLVKEFNKYDTDGSKWIKQYTGVNAISKKEFTIDVGYERFLGPEIFFHPEFANPDFTQPISEVVDEVIQNCPIDVRRPLYKPEFYQVCHTKRDYEEIGPSICRHNPVFGVMS
- the LOC115053960 gene encoding actin-related protein 3-like isoform X1; the encoded protein is MAGRLPACVVDCGTGYTKLGYAGNTEPQFIIPSCIAIKESAKVGDQAQRRMMKGVDDLDFFIGDEAIDKPSYATKWPIRHGIVEDWDLMERFMEQVIFKYLRAEPEDHYFLLTEPPLNTPENREYTAEIMFESFNVPGLYIAVQAVLALAASWTSRQVGERTLTGTVIDSGDGVTHVIPVAEGYVIGSCIKHIPIAGRDITYFIQQLLREREVGIPPEQSLETAKAVKERFSYVCPDLVKEFNKYDTDGSKWIKQYTGVNAISKKEFTIDVGYERFLGPEIFFHPEFANPDFTQPISEVVDEVIQNCPIDVRRPLYKNIVLSGGSTMFRDFGRRLQRDLKRTVDARLKMSEELSGGKLKPKPIDVQVITHHMQRYAVWFGGSMLASTPEFYQVCHTKRDYEEIGPSICRHNPVFGVMS
- the LOC115053960 gene encoding actin-related protein 3-like isoform X2, translating into MAGRLPACVVDCGTGYTKLGYAGNTEPQFIIPSCIAIKESAKVGDQAQRRMMKGVDDLDFFIGDEAIDKPSYATKWPIRHGIVEDWDLMERFMEQVIFKYLRAEPEDHYFLLTEPPLNTPENREYTAEIMFESFNVPGLYIAVQAVLALAASWTSRQVGERTLTGTVIDSGDGVTHVIPVAEGYVIGSCIKHIPIAGRDITYFIQQLLREREVGIPPEQSLETAKAVKERFSYVCPDLVKEFNKYDTDGSKWIKQYTGVNAISKKEFTIDVGYERFLGPEIFFHPEFANPDFTQPISEVVDEVIQNCPIDVRRPLYKPKPIDVQVITHHMQRYAVWFGGSMLASTPEFYQVCHTKRDYEEIGPSICRHNPVFGVMS
- the LOC115053976 gene encoding transmembrane protein 182-like isoform X1 encodes the protein MSPTERTKVLLFLALFFGAVGFLFMLLCCGTEYWLLAAESCSRPEEGRGEAESVRIFHEGLFWRCSFTVDAEKYSTWNLWLLTQPSSRLCQTAFLFPFPVKGLRAEPHGSPQEPYEPDSAIVFRTFWSIFLVSGVAAVVTGGFLVICAGPLSKHQLYKVGGTLQLCGGLCLLAVLLMYLIWVQVLDTLEQFALHQRVSSCPSFHLSVQHGPSFLLAPVAVFFCLLAGPLFILVGRSLHPTRQKKRNS
- the LOC115053976 gene encoding transmembrane protein 182-like isoform X2 — translated: MSPTERTKVLLFLALFFGAVGFLFMLLCCGTEYWLLAAESCSRPEEGRGEAESVRIFHEGLFWRCSFTVDAEKYSTWNLWLLTQPSSRLCQTAFLFPFPVKGLRAEPHGSPQEPYEPDSAIVFRTFWSIFLVSGVAAVVTGGFLVICAGPLSKHQLYKVGGTLQLCGGFVFVGGAICMFQPPNVGAPASAGCLSHIQLICRKELRGSG